One region of Hymenobacter sediminicola genomic DNA includes:
- a CDS encoding glycoside hydrolase family 13 protein, which produces MTPSCILLLAGSLLATPLLTPPAQAQLNPVALARLATNGAMLASATAQKNAPIQRIDPTFWWVGMKNPKLQLLVHGTGIGSSKVSLKYDGVTLDGVQTLENPNYLLVNLTIGPATKPGQLALEFKGKKTVRYNYELRARTTPQDPTKVQGVTTADFIYLLMPDRFANGDPKNDYIKGMKAPAAARDSMYSRHGGDLKGIADHFGYLKELGVTAIWPTPVVENDQPKASYHGYALTDFYAVDRRYGTNADYVAFVQQAHQQGLKVVHDVVLNHMGTQGYLVQDAPAKDWFHQWPAFTRSNFRDAAFNDPYVSGYDRKQFGEGWFDTTMADLNQSNPLVSTYLIQNFIWWVEYTGLDAYRVDTYTYSDRKFLMDWGKAVLEEYPKLGMFAETWVQGTQQQAYFARNVLPEIDGFKSNMPSVLDFQSQYAINEALTKDAGWTEGISKLYYTLQADWLYEDAMRNVVFLDNHDMSRFYSVIGEDFAKYKMGLAWLLTTRGIPQLYYGTEVLMKNYSNPDGKVREDFPGGWAGDKKNLFMNRTGQEAEAFNYVSKLANYRKTHPALHAGKYQHFIPNDGIYTYFRYSDAGTVMVMMNSNKDEKSVDMARFAERLNGFSSGTEVTTGAAVADLKSVKLPGRTAWVVELQK; this is translated from the coding sequence ATGACTCCTTCCTGTATTCTGCTGCTGGCCGGTTCGCTGCTGGCTACTCCTCTGCTCACGCCGCCTGCACAAGCCCAGCTCAACCCGGTGGCACTGGCCCGCCTGGCTACCAACGGTGCTATGCTGGCCAGTGCCACCGCCCAGAAAAACGCTCCTATCCAGCGCATCGACCCCACATTCTGGTGGGTGGGCATGAAGAACCCGAAACTGCAGCTACTTGTGCACGGCACCGGAATCGGGAGCAGCAAAGTGAGCCTGAAGTACGACGGCGTAACGCTGGACGGTGTGCAAACGCTCGAAAACCCCAACTACCTGCTCGTCAACCTCACCATTGGGCCTGCTACCAAACCGGGGCAGCTGGCGCTGGAGTTTAAGGGCAAGAAAACGGTGCGCTACAACTACGAGCTGCGCGCCCGCACTACGCCCCAAGACCCTACCAAGGTGCAGGGCGTCACAACGGCTGACTTTATCTACCTGCTCATGCCCGACCGGTTTGCCAACGGCGACCCGAAGAATGACTACATCAAGGGCATGAAGGCGCCGGCCGCCGCCCGCGACTCGATGTACAGTCGCCACGGCGGCGACCTGAAAGGCATTGCCGACCATTTTGGGTACCTCAAGGAGTTGGGTGTCACGGCTATTTGGCCCACGCCGGTAGTAGAAAACGACCAGCCCAAAGCCAGCTACCACGGCTACGCCCTCACCGATTTCTACGCCGTGGACCGCCGCTATGGCACCAATGCCGACTATGTGGCCTTCGTGCAGCAAGCACACCAGCAGGGGCTGAAAGTGGTGCACGACGTGGTACTCAACCACATGGGCACCCAGGGCTACCTCGTGCAGGATGCGCCGGCCAAAGACTGGTTTCATCAGTGGCCAGCCTTCACACGCAGCAACTTCCGCGACGCTGCCTTCAACGACCCGTACGTGTCCGGCTACGACCGGAAGCAGTTTGGGGAGGGCTGGTTTGATACTACCATGGCCGACCTCAACCAGAGCAATCCGCTGGTGAGCACCTACCTGATTCAGAATTTTATCTGGTGGGTGGAGTATACCGGCCTCGATGCTTACCGCGTAGACACTTATACCTACTCGGACCGCAAGTTCTTGATGGATTGGGGCAAGGCTGTGCTGGAGGAGTACCCCAAACTGGGCATGTTTGCCGAAACCTGGGTGCAGGGCACGCAGCAGCAGGCCTATTTTGCCCGAAACGTGCTGCCCGAAATTGATGGATTCAAGAGTAATATGCCCTCCGTACTAGACTTCCAGAGCCAGTACGCCATCAACGAAGCCCTGACCAAGGATGCCGGCTGGACCGAAGGCATCAGCAAGCTGTACTATACCCTGCAGGCCGACTGGCTCTACGAAGACGCGATGCGCAACGTGGTGTTCTTGGATAACCACGACATGAGCCGGTTCTACTCGGTGATAGGAGAGGACTTTGCGAAGTACAAGATGGGGCTGGCCTGGCTGCTGACTACGCGCGGCATTCCGCAGCTCTACTACGGTACCGAGGTGCTGATGAAGAACTACTCCAACCCCGATGGCAAGGTGCGGGAGGACTTTCCCGGCGGCTGGGCCGGCGACAAGAAGAATCTGTTCATGAACCGCACGGGGCAGGAGGCTGAAGCCTTCAACTACGTAAGCAAGCTGGCCAACTACCGCAAAACTCACCCGGCCCTGCACGCCGGCAAATACCAGCATTTCATCCCGAACGACGGCATATATACGTATTTCCGCTACTCTGATGCAGGCACGGTGATGGTGATGATGAACTCCAACAAGGATGAAAAATCTGTCGACATGGCTCGGTTTGCTGAGCGCCTCAACGGCTTCTCCTCAGGCACGGAAGTTACCACGGGGGCGGCCGTTGCGGACCTGAAATCGGTGAAGCTGCCGGGCCGCACGGCGTGGGTAGTGGAACTGCAGAAGTAA
- the glgP gene encoding alpha-glucan family phosphorylase → MAFDFKPYTPASEFTTQAAYFSMEFALDQALKTYSGGLGFLAGSHMRSAYELKQNLIGIGILWTFGYYDQGRNEDQTMRCDFRHKHYSFLEDTGLIFPITIHGAEVQVKAMYLAPDTFGTAPMFFLTTDIPENDYISRTISHHLYDADTAARVAQSILLGVGGGKLLDVLGVKMDVYHLNEGHGLPLAFYLYEKHGRKLEEVQKRLVFTTHTPELAGNEEHPMKLLTDMTFFGSVPADEIRRVAGVEQEMLNYTLTALRFSRKANAVSKVHGTVANQMWGANKGICSIIPITNSQNGSYWRDQQLHEALVANDDQALLARKRKLKKQLFDIVADQTGTLLDPEVLTVVWARRFAGYKRADLILRHFERFQELVNRTDRPVQVIWAGKPYPKDYGAIGLFNDIIQKTKGLKTCAVLTGYELALSGYLKRGSDVWLNTPRFPREASGTSGMTAAMNGSLSLSIADGWIPEFVRHGENGFLIPHTDIYQPDHVKDNIEATSLLDVLENEIIPLYYNEPAKYLAVAKAAMREVEPEFESGRMATEYYQKLYNA, encoded by the coding sequence ATGGCTTTCGATTTCAAACCCTACACGCCGGCCTCCGAATTCACGACTCAGGCTGCGTATTTTTCCATGGAGTTTGCCCTGGACCAGGCCCTCAAAACCTATTCCGGCGGCTTAGGCTTCCTGGCCGGCTCGCACATGCGCTCCGCCTACGAGCTCAAGCAAAACCTCATTGGCATAGGTATTCTCTGGACGTTCGGCTACTACGACCAGGGCCGCAACGAGGACCAGACCATGCGCTGCGACTTTCGCCACAAGCACTACTCTTTCCTTGAGGACACCGGCCTGATCTTCCCCATCACCATTCATGGGGCAGAAGTGCAGGTGAAGGCTATGTACTTGGCGCCCGACACGTTCGGCACGGCCCCGATGTTCTTCTTGACGACCGACATTCCCGAAAACGACTACATCTCGCGCACCATCTCGCACCACCTCTACGACGCCGACACGGCGGCCCGCGTAGCGCAAAGCATTCTGCTGGGGGTAGGTGGCGGCAAGCTGCTGGACGTGTTGGGCGTGAAAATGGATGTGTATCACCTCAACGAAGGTCACGGCCTGCCACTGGCGTTCTACCTCTACGAAAAGCACGGCCGCAAGCTGGAAGAGGTGCAGAAGCGGCTCGTCTTCACGACGCACACGCCCGAGCTGGCCGGCAACGAGGAGCACCCCATGAAGCTGCTCACCGACATGACCTTCTTCGGCTCGGTACCCGCCGATGAAATCCGCCGCGTGGCGGGCGTAGAGCAGGAGATGCTGAATTACACGCTCACGGCGCTGCGCTTCTCGCGCAAAGCCAATGCCGTGAGCAAGGTACACGGTACCGTGGCCAACCAGATGTGGGGCGCCAACAAGGGTATCTGCTCCATTATTCCCATCACCAACTCCCAGAACGGCAGCTACTGGCGCGACCAGCAGTTGCACGAGGCCCTAGTAGCCAACGACGACCAGGCCCTGCTGGCCCGCAAGCGCAAGCTCAAGAAGCAGCTCTTCGACATCGTGGCCGACCAAACTGGTACTCTCCTCGACCCTGAGGTGCTAACCGTAGTATGGGCCCGCCGCTTTGCTGGCTACAAGCGCGCCGACCTGATTCTGCGCCATTTCGAGCGGTTCCAGGAATTGGTGAACCGCACCGACCGGCCGGTGCAGGTTATCTGGGCCGGCAAGCCCTACCCCAAGGACTACGGCGCCATTGGCCTGTTCAACGACATTATCCAGAAGACCAAAGGCCTGAAAACCTGCGCAGTACTCACCGGCTATGAGCTGGCCCTGTCCGGCTACCTCAAGCGCGGCTCCGATGTATGGCTGAACACGCCGCGTTTCCCGCGCGAAGCCTCCGGCACCAGCGGCATGACGGCCGCCATGAACGGCAGCCTGAGCCTGAGCATTGCCGATGGCTGGATTCCGGAGTTTGTGCGCCACGGCGAAAACGGCTTCCTCATCCCTCACACCGATATTTACCAGCCTGACCACGTGAAGGATAACATCGAAGCCACCAGCCTGCTGGATGTACTCGAAAACGAAATCATTCCGCTTTACTACAACGAGCCGGCCAAGTACCTGGCCGTGGCCAAAGCTGCCATGCGCGAAGTAGAACCCGAATTCGAGTCGGGCCGCATGGCGACAGAATATTACCAGAAGCTGTACAATGCCTAA
- a CDS encoding arylesterase: MQYLLICVCLLLAACGTPDSAAALPTTAPPPRMQNIIFFGNSLTAGYQLPASAAFPSLLQQRLDSLNLPYKTFNYGVSGETSAGGRQRVASVLARQPVDVFVLELGANDGLRGIPVRETTQNLQAIIDQVRLKYPEARIVLVGLEFPFDLSAFGGHQYGRYAAEFKASFRLLAEKNSLSFVPFLLQGVLGRRELNLADGVHPNAAGHKLLAENVWAVLNGVLQQ, translated from the coding sequence ATGCAGTATCTCCTGATTTGCGTGTGCCTGCTGCTGGCCGCCTGCGGAACTCCCGATTCCGCAGCCGCTCTGCCCACCACCGCACCGCCGCCTCGTATGCAAAACATCATTTTCTTCGGCAACAGCCTCACGGCCGGCTACCAACTGCCTGCCAGTGCCGCCTTCCCGAGCCTGCTCCAGCAGCGCCTCGATTCGCTGAACTTACCCTACAAAACCTTCAACTACGGCGTGAGTGGCGAAACTAGCGCCGGTGGCCGGCAGCGCGTGGCCTCCGTGCTGGCCCGCCAGCCGGTAGACGTGTTTGTGTTGGAACTGGGTGCCAACGACGGTCTGCGCGGTATTCCGGTGCGCGAAACCACCCAGAACCTGCAAGCCATCATCGACCAGGTGCGGCTAAAGTATCCCGAGGCGCGCATTGTGCTGGTGGGCTTAGAGTTTCCCTTCGACCTGAGCGCCTTCGGGGGGCACCAGTATGGACGCTACGCCGCCGAATTCAAAGCCTCATTCCGCCTGCTGGCCGAGAAGAATAGCCTGTCTTTCGTGCCCTTCCTGCTTCAGGGCGTGCTGGGCCGCCGCGAGCTAAACCTAGCTGACGGCGTGCATCCCAACGCCGCCGGCCATAAGCTACTAGCTGAAAACGTGTGGGCTGTATTGAACGGCGTGCTGCAGCAGTAG
- a CDS encoding thioredoxin family protein gives MPVIKATDAEFAELLEQNEKVVVKYYADWCGNCRLFSPKYKRMAIAMQEQGIKFLDVNAETSPEARKLANVTNLPFFAVFRNGELLETVAASKEEAVAALISRLN, from the coding sequence ATGCCCGTTATCAAAGCCACGGACGCCGAATTTGCCGAATTGCTCGAACAGAACGAGAAAGTAGTAGTGAAGTACTACGCCGATTGGTGCGGCAACTGCCGCCTGTTTTCTCCGAAATACAAGCGTATGGCTATTGCCATGCAGGAGCAGGGTATCAAGTTTTTGGATGTGAATGCCGAAACCAGCCCCGAAGCCCGCAAGCTGGCCAACGTTACGAACCTGCCTTTCTTCGCTGTTTTCCGCAACGGCGAGCTGCTGGAAACGGTAGCAGCCAGCAAGGAAGAAGCTGTTGCGGCCCTGATTTCGCGCCTCAACTAA
- a CDS encoding DUF6952 family protein, with protein MPVIKRLVETQTLESLVAAEEALLEEQELAFEVEGEDEGEKLTHVFAAIFILNHMQDHGSQFKDALREYTKKVRVSIS; from the coding sequence ATGCCCGTTATTAAGCGCTTGGTAGAAACCCAAACGCTGGAGTCCCTGGTAGCCGCCGAAGAAGCCCTACTAGAAGAACAGGAACTAGCTTTTGAGGTAGAAGGGGAAGACGAAGGCGAGAAACTGACGCACGTGTTTGCCGCCATCTTCATCCTCAATCACATGCAGGACCACGGCTCCCAGTTCAAGGACGCCCTTCGCGAGTACACCAAGAAAGTGCGCGTCTCCATCAGCTAA
- a CDS encoding TetR/AcrR family transcriptional regulator, whose product MEQVLLHQLLERANQLFRDAGIRLLHEEQLAVALDMTPATFRTVFGSKAELMLQVTRHNLARQRHEQQELFSNLATPIECLLALLHHSVQELRNSHHEYHIVREQLPLVWDAMQEHMHDYAYPLLTRLIQEGIQEGQLRAALDASFIARIIVAQFSLVLNETYFPPEHTSLADVYRNIFFPYVRGLCTEEGMRLTTVHFGKMWGN is encoded by the coding sequence GGCAAACCAGCTCTTCCGCGACGCGGGAATACGCCTCCTGCATGAAGAACAGCTGGCAGTAGCTCTGGACATGACACCCGCTACTTTTCGCACCGTTTTTGGCTCCAAAGCGGAACTGATGCTGCAGGTAACGCGCCATAACCTAGCCCGGCAACGCCATGAGCAACAGGAGCTTTTCTCAAATCTGGCGACGCCTATAGAATGCCTGCTGGCCCTACTGCACCACAGTGTGCAGGAGCTACGCAATTCCCACCACGAATACCATATTGTGCGGGAGCAGCTTCCTCTGGTTTGGGATGCCATGCAGGAACACATGCACGACTACGCCTATCCGCTGCTTACTCGCCTCATTCAGGAGGGTATTCAGGAGGGTCAGCTTCGTGCCGCCCTCGACGCGTCGTTCATTGCCCGAATCATTGTGGCGCAATTCAGTCTGGTCCTGAACGAAACCTACTTCCCGCCTGAGCACACCAGCCTCGCTGATGTCTATCGGAACATTTTCTTCCCCTACGTTCGAGGCCTTTGCACCGAGGAGGGAATGCGCCTGACGACAGTACACTTTGGCAAAATGTGGGGAAACTAG